The proteins below are encoded in one region of Nitrospira lenta:
- the ylqF gene encoding ribosome biogenesis GTPase YlqF, translating into MSIQWFPGHMNAARKEAAKTMEAIDVIVEVLDARVPQASCNPLIEELRLPRQRPCLKVLNKADLADPAVTKAWLERYNQQEGVTAVALSCKGAGDAAKIPRLCQQIAPHRNSIVKPLRMLIMGVPNVGKSTLMNALLKRRIARVGDEPAVTKVQQRHKLNDQMAIIDSPGLLWGTIKDPEVGLLLATINAVGHTVVDDETVAEFLAGKLLARYPARLTARYGFAVEGLTSARVIEAIARKRGCLLAGSGGALDRDKAARILLADYRDGTLGRASLEIPEIKDVAQAEPA; encoded by the coding sequence ATGTCCATACAGTGGTTCCCCGGTCACATGAATGCGGCGCGCAAAGAAGCGGCCAAGACGATGGAAGCGATCGATGTGATTGTCGAGGTGCTGGATGCGCGCGTTCCCCAGGCCAGTTGCAATCCATTGATCGAAGAGCTGCGGTTGCCCCGGCAGCGCCCGTGCCTCAAGGTCCTGAACAAGGCCGATCTCGCGGATCCGGCGGTGACGAAGGCGTGGCTCGAACGGTACAACCAACAAGAAGGGGTCACGGCCGTGGCCCTGTCGTGCAAGGGGGCGGGCGACGCCGCCAAGATCCCCCGGCTGTGTCAGCAGATCGCGCCCCATCGCAACAGTATTGTGAAGCCGCTGCGCATGCTGATCATGGGCGTCCCCAATGTCGGCAAGTCGACCTTAATGAACGCGCTCCTCAAGCGGCGCATCGCCCGCGTCGGGGATGAACCGGCGGTGACCAAAGTCCAACAGCGCCACAAGCTGAATGACCAGATGGCCATCATCGACTCGCCCGGCTTGTTGTGGGGGACGATCAAGGATCCTGAGGTGGGGTTGCTGTTGGCGACCATCAATGCCGTCGGACACACCGTCGTGGACGATGAAACCGTCGCCGAATTTCTTGCCGGGAAATTGCTCGCGCGCTATCCCGCCAGGTTGACTGCCCGTTATGGCTTTGCGGTAGAAGGACTGACGAGCGCGAGGGTGATTGAAGCCATCGCCAGAAAACGCGGCTGTCTGTTGGCCGGAAGTGGCGGGGCTTTGGATCGGGACAAGGCGGCCAGGATTCTCTTAGCCGACTACCGCGACGGCACGCTCGGCCGCGCCAGTTTGGAAATTCCGGAAATAAAGGATGTGGCTCAGGCTGAACCAGCCTGA
- a CDS encoding SCP2 sterol-binding domain-containing protein encodes MRGGHRSVAPIAVTSIILSIHFMKPTTIGEFFQLLPASLDRDAAEDVTVVYQFDLSGAQGGQYSVQVKDGACTVQPGAHADPQVTISMAGEDCLKLLNGKLNVPASVMTGRLRVSGDMGLAMQLKSLFPTLGS; translated from the coding sequence GTGCGTGGGGGCCACCGATCGGTGGCTCCCATTGCCGTCACCTCCATCATCCTGTCGATCCATTTCATGAAGCCCACCACCATCGGCGAATTTTTCCAGTTGCTTCCGGCTTCGCTGGATCGGGATGCCGCCGAAGATGTGACGGTCGTCTATCAATTTGATCTGAGCGGCGCCCAGGGCGGGCAGTATTCCGTGCAGGTAAAGGATGGAGCCTGTACGGTGCAGCCGGGGGCGCATGCCGATCCGCAGGTGACCATCTCCATGGCGGGGGAGGATTGCCTGAAGCTGCTTAATGGCAAGCTCAATGTTCCGGCCAGCGTCATGACCGGCCGCCTCCGTGTGAGTGGAGACATGGGCCTGGCGATGCAGCTCAAATCGCTGTTTCCTACCCTCGGGTCCTGA
- a CDS encoding patatin-like phospholipase family protein produces MASLLLGLTFSACQTVPTKTYDIRQRAFLYQPGTLVQDYQEEYAYIEQRRNTVAKGESNRVADHVPTVKTIPPHLTGLAFSGGGIRSATFHLGVLQSLHDMQRLPQIDYLSTVSGGSYIAGWMLAHLGQEQDDVYGNLVQTMDQGKLLDPHQDFIAHLRHHSGFIKEGGFWEGPKLMWGYLWRLIPYYMWDMILHIKTPPEIGNELHLFTPYEDRIQLTYLRGKHETPLVRLNRKDADAPYLIINGNLVNRGRPRAYEGESNRPYRDNYNFEFTRDYTGSDGLGYIQTAGFGLPVVEAQTEDGKPAWFNPRKVVVEDLTEGTCHKPRAERIRADACIRLSQAMTASGAGLDLDSLVEEWYRNDVARVLLRFGTAPFNINNEFQTWNYARRFNTPVTTVWDYFLMMTVQRIWPDTKSRWIEITDGSFYDNLGVQTLLRRQVSHIIVGDATLDTTWQYDYLHNLQKRMKSYFGEGVEWCGEIPEEHEIVWYRRFWIKRPDGTPTVIHYLKPYAYNPTLFKKNPSLAAPGKIFVSADPESGRPLADAPLASPPTNPTHLDGNRLLAMIGDNQARERAHLAMKKVAKIVEAPEGKEFPQTSTVFQWYELEEFEAYRHLGYLMGWAYLSTLELSDTELTPAAACRTL; encoded by the coding sequence TTGGCAAGCCTTCTCCTCGGCCTCACGTTTTCCGCCTGCCAGACGGTTCCGACCAAGACGTATGACATCCGCCAACGGGCATTCCTCTATCAACCCGGAACACTCGTTCAGGATTATCAGGAGGAGTACGCCTACATCGAACAACGGCGGAACACCGTGGCCAAGGGCGAGTCCAACCGCGTGGCCGACCATGTGCCGACGGTGAAGACAATCCCCCCGCATCTCACCGGTCTGGCCTTCTCCGGCGGCGGCATTCGCTCCGCCACCTTCCATCTGGGGGTGCTGCAATCCCTCCATGACATGCAGCGGCTGCCGCAGATCGACTACCTGAGCACGGTCTCTGGCGGATCCTACATCGCCGGCTGGATGCTCGCGCATTTGGGCCAGGAGCAGGATGACGTCTACGGGAACCTCGTCCAGACAATGGATCAAGGGAAGCTTCTCGATCCCCATCAGGACTTCATCGCCCATCTGCGGCACCATTCCGGCTTTATAAAAGAGGGCGGATTTTGGGAAGGGCCGAAGCTCATGTGGGGCTATCTGTGGCGGCTGATCCCCTACTACATGTGGGATATGATTCTCCACATAAAGACCCCGCCGGAGATCGGCAACGAACTGCACCTGTTTACGCCCTATGAAGACCGGATCCAACTCACGTACCTACGCGGGAAACACGAAACGCCGCTCGTTCGGCTGAATCGCAAAGACGCCGACGCACCCTACCTCATCATCAACGGCAATCTGGTCAATCGCGGCAGGCCGCGCGCCTATGAAGGCGAATCGAACCGTCCCTACCGGGACAACTACAACTTCGAGTTCACGCGCGACTACACCGGCTCCGACGGCCTGGGCTACATCCAGACTGCCGGCTTCGGTCTGCCCGTGGTCGAAGCCCAGACCGAAGACGGGAAGCCGGCCTGGTTCAACCCACGGAAAGTCGTCGTCGAGGACCTGACCGAAGGCACCTGCCATAAGCCGCGCGCCGAACGCATCCGCGCCGATGCCTGCATACGCCTCTCCCAAGCCATGACCGCCTCCGGTGCAGGGTTGGATCTGGACAGCCTGGTCGAAGAATGGTACCGGAACGATGTCGCGCGCGTGCTGCTTCGGTTCGGCACCGCCCCCTTCAACATCAACAACGAATTTCAGACCTGGAACTACGCCCGCCGGTTCAATACCCCCGTCACCACCGTCTGGGACTATTTCCTGATGATGACCGTTCAACGGATCTGGCCGGATACGAAAAGCCGGTGGATCGAGATCACCGACGGATCGTTCTATGACAACCTCGGCGTGCAGACCCTCTTGCGCCGCCAGGTCAGCCACATCATCGTCGGCGATGCCACGCTGGACACCACCTGGCAATACGACTACCTGCACAATTTACAGAAACGGATGAAGAGCTACTTTGGCGAAGGCGTCGAATGGTGCGGCGAGATTCCGGAGGAGCACGAGATCGTCTGGTATCGGCGCTTCTGGATCAAACGCCCTGACGGCACCCCGACCGTCATTCACTACCTGAAGCCGTACGCCTACAACCCCACCCTGTTCAAAAAGAACCCGTCATTGGCTGCGCCAGGAAAAATCTTCGTCAGCGCCGATCCGGAAAGCGGCCGCCCGTTGGCCGACGCGCCACTCGCAAGCCCGCCGACGAATCCAACCCACCTGGACGGAAACCGGCTGCTCGCGATGATCGGCGACAACCAGGCCCGCGAGCGGGCACACCTGGCCATGAAGAAGGTGGCGAAGATCGTCGAGGCGCCCGAGGGAAAAGAGTTTCCTCAGACCAGTACGGTGTTTCAATGGTATGAGCTGGAAGAATTCGAAGCCTACCGGCACCTGGGCTATCTGATGGGCTGGGCCTATTTGTCGACGCTGGAATTGTCCGACACGGAACTCACCCCCGCGGCGGCCTGCCGCACGTTGTAG
- a CDS encoding PilZ domain-containing protein — protein sequence MGFKRKGSRVDVSRAGRLQRGSLSVPCKILDVSETGVKIESRLFVKHGDALQLVIDLEQGNTLSCGLQVIHVRSPKFGAAISSISPEDRERLAHILDDHMQNSFSRR from the coding sequence ATGGGATTCAAACGAAAAGGCTCGCGTGTCGATGTCAGCCGTGCCGGGCGCTTGCAGCGAGGGTCGCTCTCGGTGCCGTGCAAGATTTTGGATGTCAGCGAAACCGGTGTGAAGATTGAGAGCCGCCTGTTTGTGAAGCACGGGGATGCGCTCCAGCTCGTGATCGATCTTGAGCAGGGGAACACGCTGTCGTGTGGGTTGCAGGTTATCCATGTGCGGTCCCCGAAGTTCGGCGCGGCGATCTCGTCGATCAGCCCGGAGGATCGTGAGCGCCTGGCCCATATCCTTGACGATCATATGCAGAATAGTTTTTCCCGCCGCTAG
- a CDS encoding DUF1499 domain-containing protein, whose product MSTRALPPCPSSPNCVSTQATDEGHAIAPFRYRKSRAEAKEALKTIVQAMSRTKLVEEDESYLHYEFTSLLLRFVDDVEFLFDDTTKTIHFRSASRVGYGDLGVNRKRMEEIRSLVGDKL is encoded by the coding sequence ATGAGTACTCGAGCTCTTCCTCCCTGCCCCTCAAGTCCTAACTGTGTTTCTACCCAAGCTACGGACGAAGGCCATGCCATTGCACCGTTCCGCTATCGCAAGTCGCGGGCGGAGGCGAAGGAGGCATTGAAGACCATCGTTCAGGCGATGTCCCGCACGAAGCTCGTTGAGGAAGATGAGTCCTACCTGCACTACGAATTCACCAGCCTGTTGCTCCGCTTTGTCGATGATGTAGAGTTCCTCTTCGACGACACGACCAAGACCATCCACTTCCGCTCCGCCTCACGCGTCGGCTATGGCGATCTCGGCGTCAACCGGAAGCGAATGGAAGAGATCCGGTCGCTCGTCGGCGACAAGCTCTAG
- a CDS encoding DUF2914 domain-containing protein, with amino-acid sequence MSPLAKVQSLLTKPFMPAVFFLSGVSYDTLTLTRIDRLQDNLLLLIYLLLLGVLIVLTGRLGIEPPPDREHLAVLSPFARWVLHARPYYPMAVQFLLGGLFSAYAIFYSRSATLTSSAIFFALLILVLVGNEFLRDRLSSLRLLISLYALVCLAFFTFFLPVMTGLMNLVVFLAGAGLTVLVTFRVVHLIYRNNPDRSRREAVGVTAPAFGLIALLVGFYFLNWIPPVPLSMKFGGIYREVQRQGDHFLLTYDRKWYEVWKRSENPFPADEPIYCFTAVFAPVALNTTVYHHWYFRSDSSHSFTHADRIPIKISGGRDGGYRAYSFKQRLDPGDWRVDVETEDGRIVGRVSVRVEQQSEQPTARKTLSY; translated from the coding sequence ATGAGCCCGCTCGCGAAAGTCCAATCTCTCCTGACCAAGCCCTTCATGCCGGCGGTGTTTTTTCTCTCCGGCGTTTCGTACGACACCCTCACCCTCACGCGCATCGACCGGCTGCAGGACAATTTGTTGCTGTTGATCTATTTGTTGCTGCTGGGCGTGCTCATTGTGCTGACCGGACGGTTGGGGATTGAGCCGCCGCCGGATCGAGAGCACTTGGCCGTGCTCTCGCCATTTGCCCGCTGGGTGCTTCATGCCAGACCCTATTACCCAATGGCGGTGCAGTTTCTTTTGGGCGGATTGTTCAGCGCCTACGCGATCTTCTATTCCCGCAGCGCGACCCTGACGAGCAGCGCGATCTTCTTTGCCCTGTTGATTCTAGTGCTGGTCGGGAACGAGTTTCTGCGCGATCGCCTGTCGAGTTTGCGCCTGTTGATCAGTCTCTATGCCCTGGTGTGTTTAGCTTTTTTCACGTTCTTTCTCCCGGTCATGACCGGGCTGATGAACCTGGTCGTGTTTCTCGCTGGCGCTGGATTGACCGTACTGGTCACCTTTCGGGTCGTCCATTTGATCTATCGCAACAATCCGGATCGCTCCAGGCGCGAAGCCGTCGGCGTGACGGCTCCGGCGTTCGGGCTGATCGCTCTGCTGGTCGGCTTCTATTTTCTGAACTGGATTCCGCCGGTGCCGCTCTCAATGAAGTTCGGCGGCATCTATCGCGAGGTGCAGCGGCAGGGCGATCACTTTCTTTTGACCTATGATCGGAAATGGTACGAAGTCTGGAAACGGTCAGAAAATCCGTTCCCTGCCGATGAGCCGATCTACTGCTTCACCGCCGTGTTCGCGCCGGTGGCGCTGAACACGACGGTCTATCACCATTGGTACTTTCGTTCGGACAGCAGCCACTCCTTCACTCATGCCGACAGGATTCCCATCAAGATTTCAGGCGGACGCGACGGCGGCTATCGGGCCTACTCGTTCAAACAGCGCCTCGATCCTGGCGACTGGCGCGTGGATGTAGAAACAGAAGACGGCCGTATCGTCGGCCGGGTGTCCGTCCGTGTCGAACAACAGAGCGAACAGCCGACCGCACGGAAGACCCTGTCGTATTGA